Proteins from one Rubidibacter lacunae KORDI 51-2 genomic window:
- a CDS encoding DUF6798 domain-containing protein, protein MDFLDRSFTQLKTRKWLFQVLEFFFLAVVFGLSYTQDPIYSSAGNQHTKFLHGLANAGRGFLSQDWFASTTDPLPVFSFLVQITYSIHVEYLFYFYYFLLFGAYAWSIVGIVSSFYDVRKNLLRYLLFLILLIAIHTVHIKFFDVDTGKFLHQGVAKQSILMDVFQPACFGAFILMSVYLFLIERRFLAILALGLASNLHPAYIPSMGALVSIYIFLDLRDGRSAKKLLSMGVFALILVMPVVIHMGLSLIQPSIAVLQDSALDIIVNERIPHHADASIWATKPDFPLQLALVIGAAIALKRSKLRAIVAGSLAFAVCLTLLQIVSNSSFLALVAPWRISVFLVPLSSCVLLVKLESALFEIVDVSSATKYRFFLRSCVAILTLLVIYNSVAQVLVFLERDNAIPLLNYINQTKESGSIYLVPPDTKKLQKFRLYTGAPIFVNRKTHPYRDAEVIEWDKRLGLAEAFYNVNRTGDRDRCDVLNRIVEEYGVSHVVVQKDRQAPCAELKSIYSDRKYLLYEVVQ, encoded by the coding sequence ATGGACTTCCTCGACCGCAGCTTTACACAACTGAAAACCAGAAAATGGCTATTCCAGGTCTTGGAGTTCTTCTTTTTAGCCGTTGTTTTTGGACTGAGTTATACACAAGATCCCATTTACAGCTCGGCCGGCAACCAACACACGAAATTCCTGCACGGACTCGCCAACGCAGGTCGCGGCTTTCTCTCGCAAGATTGGTTCGCAAGTACGACCGACCCGCTACCTGTATTCAGCTTCCTGGTACAAATCACCTATTCAATTCATGTAGAATACCTATTTTACTTTTACTATTTCCTGCTTTTTGGAGCATATGCTTGGTCGATCGTAGGTATCGTCTCATCTTTCTACGACGTTAGAAAGAATCTACTGCGCTACCTATTATTTCTGATCCTCTTGATTGCTATCCATACCGTCCACATCAAGTTCTTCGATGTGGATACGGGCAAGTTCCTGCATCAAGGAGTGGCAAAGCAGTCCATCTTGATGGACGTTTTTCAGCCAGCTTGCTTCGGTGCGTTCATTCTGATGTCTGTTTACCTTTTCCTGATAGAAAGGCGCTTCTTAGCTATATTAGCCTTGGGGCTTGCAAGCAACCTCCACCCAGCCTACATTCCCAGCATGGGGGCTTTAGTTTCCATATACATATTTTTAGACCTCAGGGACGGCCGGTCGGCAAAGAAGCTCTTGAGTATGGGAGTTTTTGCCTTAATACTGGTCATGCCCGTCGTTATTCACATGGGACTGTCCTTGATACAGCCTAGCATTGCTGTTTTACAAGACTCTGCCTTAGATATTATTGTCAATGAAAGAATTCCCCATCATGCTGATGCGAGCATCTGGGCAACAAAACCCGATTTTCCTTTACAGCTGGCTCTGGTTATTGGCGCTGCGATCGCGCTCAAGCGCAGCAAATTGCGTGCGATTGTAGCAGGCTCACTTGCCTTCGCAGTCTGTCTTACGCTGCTACAGATCGTATCAAACAGTAGTTTTCTAGCCTTAGTTGCACCTTGGCGAATATCTGTCTTCTTGGTTCCACTCTCCAGCTGCGTCTTGCTTGTCAAGCTTGAATCTGCCTTGTTTGAGATTGTGGATGTCTCGTCTGCCACTAAATACCGTTTCTTTCTGAGAAGTTGTGTTGCCATTCTAACCCTCTTAGTTATTTATAACTCAGTTGCACAGGTTCTAGTTTTCCTCGAACGCGACAACGCGATCCCGCTCTTGAACTACATCAATCAAACAAAAGAGAGCGGGTCGATCTACTTGGTGCCCCCGGATACAAAAAAACTCCAGAAATTCCGTTTGTACACCGGGGCACCCATCTTTGTAAATCGCAAGACTCACCCTTACAGAGATGCAGAAGTGATTGAATGGGATAAGAGACTCGGCCTCGCAGAAGCGTTCTACAATGTCAATCGCACTGGCGATCGCGATCGGTGCGATGTACTCAACCGTATCGTCGAGGAATACGGCGTTTCTCACGTCGTTGTTCAGAAAGATCGACAAGCTCCCTGCGCCGAACTTAAGTCGATCTATTCCGATCGGAAATACCTCCTATACGAAGTCGTTCAGTGA
- the sir gene encoding sulfite reductase, ferredoxin dependent, which translates to MVTPPAKSRNASRLEGIKERSNFLREPLASELLEDTTHFSQEGVQILKFHGSYQQDNRDNRRKGQEKDYQFMLRTRNPGGFIPPQLYRTLDRLADEYGNGTMRVTTRQGFQLHGILKRNLKQTIATIVQSMGSTLGACGDLNRNVMAPPAPYKNRPEYRYAWEYADNLADLLTPQTGSYYEIWLDGEKSISAEEDPAVKAARQRNGNGTLVHSGEEPLYGTHYMPRKFKCCVTVPGDNSVDVYTHDVTLVVMTDAAGELEGFNVFVGGGMGRTHNKEETFARLSDSLGYVDKSDIYDLIKAIVATQRDYGDRVERRHARMKYLLADWGIETFRRHVEQFFGKAIAPARPLPPFQYEDYLGWHEQGDGKWFFGLSVENGRVKDEGDFRLKSALQAIVERYELPMRLTPNHNIILYEVEPAWKADIEQILRDRGVVTDPEAIDPLVRYAMACPALPTCGLAIVESERAIPGILQRIRAMLDKLGLEQEHPVVRMTGCPNGCARPYMAELGFVGSAPGAYQLWLGGTPNQTHLARPYMERLPADCLEEHLEPILGFFARDRRASESFGEFCNRVGFDAIRAFVNSYEPLTAAGSAIATPADARESTQISRRGKGRRYRISIYNDLHDRLKAAAEGHNISMTQLAADAIEAYLAKDE; encoded by the coding sequence ATGGTTACCCCGCCTGCTAAATCCCGCAACGCTTCCCGACTCGAAGGTATCAAGGAGCGCAGCAACTTCTTGCGCGAGCCGCTGGCCAGCGAGTTGCTTGAAGATACTACGCACTTTAGCCAAGAGGGCGTGCAGATCCTCAAGTTCCACGGCTCCTACCAGCAGGACAACCGGGACAATCGCCGCAAAGGGCAGGAGAAGGACTATCAGTTCATGCTTCGGACCCGCAACCCCGGCGGCTTTATCCCACCGCAACTGTATCGCACCCTCGATCGCCTGGCGGACGAGTACGGCAACGGCACGATGCGCGTCACCACCCGCCAAGGATTCCAGCTCCACGGCATTCTCAAGCGCAATCTCAAACAGACAATCGCGACAATCGTCCAGAGCATGGGCTCGACCCTCGGGGCGTGCGGCGACCTCAACCGTAACGTGATGGCTCCGCCCGCCCCCTATAAAAATCGACCCGAATATCGCTACGCCTGGGAATATGCCGATAATCTTGCCGACTTGCTGACCCCGCAAACCGGCTCATATTACGAAATTTGGCTTGACGGCGAGAAATCTATCAGCGCTGAAGAAGATCCAGCTGTCAAAGCCGCTCGTCAGCGCAATGGCAACGGAACGCTCGTCCATAGCGGTGAAGAACCACTCTATGGCACTCATTACATGCCGCGTAAGTTCAAGTGCTGCGTTACGGTACCCGGCGACAACTCCGTCGATGTCTACACCCACGATGTCACCCTCGTCGTGATGACCGACGCTGCTGGCGAGCTCGAGGGCTTTAACGTCTTTGTCGGTGGCGGGATGGGACGCACCCACAACAAAGAAGAAACGTTCGCACGCCTGTCCGACTCCCTCGGGTATGTCGATAAAAGCGACATTTACGATCTCATCAAGGCAATCGTTGCAACCCAGCGCGACTACGGCGATCGCGTCGAACGCCGCCACGCCCGCATGAAGTACCTCTTGGCTGACTGGGGTATAGAGACGTTCCGCCGCCACGTGGAGCAATTTTTCGGTAAGGCGATCGCGCCGGCCCGGCCGCTGCCGCCTTTCCAGTACGAAGACTACCTCGGCTGGCACGAGCAAGGAGACGGCAAGTGGTTCTTCGGACTATCTGTAGAAAACGGTCGCGTCAAAGATGAGGGTGACTTCCGCCTTAAAAGTGCGCTACAGGCGATCGTCGAGCGTTACGAGTTGCCGATGCGCCTGACGCCCAACCACAACATTATCCTTTACGAGGTCGAGCCGGCATGGAAAGCCGACATCGAGCAAATCCTGCGCGATCGCGGCGTTGTCACCGACCCCGAGGCAATCGACCCACTGGTACGCTACGCCATGGCCTGTCCGGCACTGCCGACGTGTGGTTTGGCGATAGTCGAATCCGAGCGCGCGATTCCGGGTATCCTGCAGCGCATCCGCGCAATGCTCGATAAGCTTGGCTTGGAGCAGGAGCATCCGGTCGTCCGCATGACCGGCTGCCCGAACGGCTGCGCGCGTCCGTACATGGCCGAGTTAGGTTTTGTCGGCAGCGCGCCGGGAGCTTATCAGCTCTGGCTCGGCGGCACGCCCAATCAAACGCACTTGGCACGTCCTTATATGGAGCGCCTGCCCGCCGATTGCTTAGAGGAACATCTGGAGCCGATCCTGGGGTTCTTTGCACGCGATCGCCGTGCGAGTGAGAGCTTTGGCGAATTCTGCAATCGCGTTGGCTTCGACGCTATCCGTGCATTTGTGAATAGCTATGAACCCCTGACGGCCGCGGGCTCCGCTATCGCTACCCCTGCTGATGCTCGTGAATCGACGCAGATATCGCGACGCGGTAAAGGTCGTCGCTACCGCATTAGCATCTACAACGACCTGCACGATCGCCTGAAGGCAGCTGCAGAGGGACACAATATCAGCATGACGCAGTTGGCAGCCGACGCCATTGAGGCATATTTGGCAAAGGACGAGTAG
- a CDS encoding purple acid phosphatase family protein, translated as MFRINPYLQQPSSDGMNITWFTEDGASGEITINGPGLDAPVSFASDPTLESLLDYTAAELAQEVEGLEQGSWLLGEENYKHTVDIDGLLPNSTYSYSVTAGDSVYEASFSTAPTAEDWDRVRFVALADSETEPRGRVQNRDWQQGALAPESLPRPSVEGSLWAENIGVSGSRLNYPLTQTVGYRENLEIINNREPDFMMMPGDLVQGGGFQPGWDEFFRHNAGEFGSGLSEYPILPALGNWENFGALNGGYGFDEDERFGPLFGRSKYRVYFDTPENGTPEHQDTYYRVDYGPVTVLTLDSSNGEPEDSRDNYGGEGQPPQVGGRDFTEPGTDTQANYTREQYEAEGGTDLADFNPGSAQWNWAIAQLEDAREQGRIIFVQFHHVPYSSGTHGLPMNHENSSGQGGTPLRQYHPLFEEYSVAAVFSGHSEMFERSFVDEDNDGVGVHYYDVGVAGDGMRGERTDADGNLLKYNPFSQWTADQGELELWQEVDGVPQLVSGGKHYGHLEVNVERLNGEAGGAQVTLTPVYSFPILDSNYELVDTERRVYGDEISLKVDDRGIVLAEVVMGPLPAFGTIGLDQLDSALGDFAGENAVVFGGAGGDLIDNSTRGGSRLYAGAGVNEILVGTGDRAIGGNGPDIFDSVVGGGDNRLYGLGDNDDFNLGSNDRASGGEGEDRFFFPNGGGNNIITGGGDADQFWVASAILPETTNLFTDFTIGEDVIGIAGIDGITEFSDLSIGGETDATISALGVQLATLLGVPGADLKAGNFLILEGPVAL; from the coding sequence ATGTTTCGCATCAATCCCTATCTTCAACAGCCATCTAGTGATGGAATGAACATAACTTGGTTCACGGAAGATGGCGCTTCCGGAGAGATAACCATCAACGGACCGGGATTGGATGCTCCGGTTAGCTTTGCAAGCGACCCAACTCTCGAGTCATTACTCGACTATACTGCAGCCGAACTCGCACAGGAGGTCGAAGGATTAGAACAAGGATCGTGGTTACTGGGCGAAGAGAATTACAAACATACTGTCGATATAGATGGGCTTTTACCCAACAGTACATATAGTTATTCTGTGACAGCTGGGGACAGCGTATATGAGGCTAGCTTCTCAACTGCACCCACAGCTGAAGATTGGGATCGGGTTCGCTTTGTAGCTCTTGCAGACAGCGAGACCGAACCGCGCGGTCGCGTCCAAAATCGCGATTGGCAGCAGGGTGCTCTTGCACCAGAATCTCTACCTCGTCCCTCAGTAGAAGGTAGCCTTTGGGCAGAAAATATCGGTGTTTCTGGCTCCCGCCTCAACTATCCATTGACTCAAACTGTCGGGTATCGCGAAAACCTCGAGATTATTAACAATCGCGAACCCGACTTCATGATGATGCCTGGCGATCTCGTCCAAGGGGGAGGATTCCAACCTGGATGGGACGAATTTTTCCGCCACAATGCTGGCGAGTTTGGTAGTGGTTTGTCGGAGTATCCCATTTTGCCGGCTCTGGGGAACTGGGAAAACTTCGGCGCGCTCAATGGTGGGTATGGCTTTGACGAAGACGAACGGTTCGGTCCTCTATTCGGTCGTAGCAAATACCGCGTGTATTTTGACACTCCAGAAAACGGCACGCCCGAGCACCAAGACACCTACTATCGTGTCGATTACGGTCCGGTCACGGTCCTGACTCTCGACAGCTCCAATGGCGAACCGGAGGACAGTCGCGACAATTATGGGGGGGAAGGACAGCCTCCTCAAGTCGGCGGTCGGGACTTTACCGAGCCGGGAACGGATACGCAAGCAAACTACACTCGCGAACAGTACGAAGCAGAAGGGGGAACCGATCTAGCCGACTTCAATCCTGGGAGCGCTCAGTGGAACTGGGCGATCGCTCAACTCGAAGATGCTCGGGAACAGGGTCGGATTATCTTCGTTCAGTTCCATCACGTTCCCTATTCCAGCGGTACCCACGGCTTGCCGATGAATCACGAAAATTCTTCGGGTCAAGGGGGAACGCCGCTACGCCAATATCACCCGTTGTTTGAGGAGTATAGCGTTGCCGCCGTGTTCTCCGGACACAGCGAAATGTTCGAGCGTAGTTTTGTAGACGAAGACAACGACGGTGTTGGCGTTCATTACTACGATGTCGGCGTTGCTGGCGATGGGATGCGCGGAGAACGTACAGATGCCGACGGCAATCTGCTCAAATACAACCCCTTCAGCCAGTGGACCGCCGACCAGGGCGAGCTTGAGTTGTGGCAAGAAGTCGATGGAGTTCCTCAACTTGTGTCGGGCGGCAAGCACTACGGTCACCTGGAAGTTAACGTCGAACGCCTGAATGGCGAGGCTGGCGGCGCGCAAGTCACGTTGACTCCGGTCTACAGTTTCCCGATTCTCGATTCCAACTACGAACTCGTCGATACCGAACGCCGGGTTTATGGAGATGAGATTTCTTTAAAAGTTGACGATCGAGGCATTGTTTTAGCAGAAGTTGTCATGGGACCGCTGCCGGCATTTGGCACCATCGGTCTGGACCAACTTGATTCTGCACTCGGCGACTTCGCCGGTGAGAACGCAGTTGTCTTTGGCGGTGCGGGCGGTGACCTCATCGACAACTCCACCCGTGGCGGTAGCCGTCTGTACGCTGGTGCCGGTGTCAACGAAATCTTGGTGGGTACGGGCGATCGCGCGATCGGCGGCAACGGCCCCGACATCTTCGACAGCGTCGTCGGTGGTGGTGACAACCGTCTCTATGGTTTGGGCGATAATGACGACTTCAACCTCGGCAGCAACGATCGCGCATCCGGCGGTGAAGGCGAAGACCGCTTCTTTTTCCCGAACGGCGGTGGCAACAACATCATTACTGGTGGTGGCGATGCCGACCAGTTCTGGGTCGCGAGTGCCATCCTCCCCGAGACAACGAACCTCTTCACAGACTTCACTATTGGCGAAGACGTTATCGGTATTGCAGGCATCGATGGCATCACCGAATTCTCCGACCTAAGCATCGGCGGTGAGACCGACGCGACGATCTCTGCTCTCGGAGTGCAACTGGCAACGCTATTGGGCGTGCCGGGAGCCGACCTAAAAGCAGGAAACTTCCTAATCCTCGAAGGTCCGGTCGCGCTATAA
- a CDS encoding IS1/IS1595 family N-terminal zinc-binding domain-containing protein has protein sequence MQCPECESSEYIKHGRTHYGKQRYKCKACGRQYVEGSEYRHISPEDWELVDKLILEKLPLAGIARVMGISERHLQSYVNRKQESLTR, from the coding sequence ATGCAGTGCCCTGAGTGCGAAAGCAGCGAATACATCAAACATGGACGCACTCACTATGGCAAGCAACGTTATAAATGCAAAGCTTGCGGCCGTCAGTACGTCGAAGGCTCGGAATACCGCCACATTTCACCAGAGGACTGGGAGTTGGTCGACAAACTGATCCTTGAGAAGCTTCCACTAGCAGGTATCGCTCGGGTCATGGGCATCTCCGAGCGCCATCTACAGAGCTATGTGAATCGCAAGCAGGAGTCCCTCACCCGGTAG
- a CDS encoding calcium-binding protein — MAYLLDEDTVRVVYQSESYATLSSSESETYGWVMDSGATFTGSHVHTIDYNREGFADFLNNDSPASEIFEGSGKLFSTVYNVFGEIVDGKNFDPTDLSAKWGNQTLADGTVIEFDSGEPSDINPQGDQRLTQGDWFFHSFCGAYYEQANKYGDGIGLEDDVYLMGEEWNIGQLFEEAAAAAGITEENARLGSGQDFFTTTMGLASMVVDVANETAYTVPALGQGGFEKILPMNPGSEDYVVFVLAGYNLEIEPQPMTIYIGKKGVDAQGNPLAEDANERDSFLGRNGLLYGQVYGMALDGATYESLGIEDVDVDTKMLDDYVKDADAPNSFGARYYPTSYRWDGFDTPENANETEIFLWEQDGDVLEDGSTESNQQPGGGVEAGGFTYFNGDSKTEHPAVDPDPTKHRFVQNLTVPSAQLGVELTDLVNELANNDADGNGLPDFISADVTRILAGVDGALTLETGGKGAGHIGKENPDGSLTHAIHIEDGEARMDQPDGLQWVKAADGDYLIVDEDSGNDAGERKYVLPINGDSLELVEPNTGYFLASAGGSDNPRGLAGVAAIPETFTRATSSEFSGSWAVTHLVEKNPETGEFYTQEDIAGTGAQEIISSVPLSEQTFIGVVQHRGESSGIIAERQADQGGQIFQFNISEPLKAAVVGPIPAFGTMGPDPLDSAITDFDGEKAAVFGGAGDDLIDNSTSGGSRLYGGSGANEILVGTGDRAIGGNGPDILDSVAGGGDNRLYGLSGNDDFFLGANNRASGGEGEDRFFFPNGGGNNVITGGGDADQFWVASAILPKASNIFTDFTMGQDVIGIAGIDGITEFSDLSIGGETDATISALGVQLATLLGVPGADLTATDFVIA, encoded by the coding sequence GTGGCATATCTGCTGGACGAGGACACCGTTCGCGTCGTGTATCAGTCCGAGTCCTACGCAACCTTAAGCTCTTCTGAATCCGAGACCTATGGCTGGGTGATGGACAGTGGAGCGACCTTCACCGGCTCACACGTCCACACGATCGACTATAACCGTGAAGGGTTTGCAGATTTCCTAAACAACGACAGCCCTGCTAGCGAGATTTTCGAGGGCTCGGGCAAGTTGTTTTCTACTGTCTACAACGTTTTCGGCGAGATCGTCGATGGCAAAAACTTCGATCCGACCGATTTGAGCGCTAAGTGGGGCAACCAAACCCTGGCGGATGGCACGGTCATTGAGTTTGACTCGGGCGAGCCATCGGACATCAACCCGCAGGGCGATCAGCGGCTCACCCAGGGCGACTGGTTTTTCCACTCCTTCTGCGGAGCTTATTACGAGCAAGCTAACAAGTACGGTGACGGCATCGGTCTTGAAGATGACGTGTACTTGATGGGTGAAGAGTGGAACATCGGGCAGTTGTTTGAAGAGGCCGCCGCTGCTGCGGGTATCACTGAAGAGAACGCGCGTCTCGGGTCCGGGCAGGATTTCTTCACCACCACCATGGGCTTGGCTTCGATGGTGGTCGACGTCGCCAACGAGACCGCTTACACTGTACCCGCATTAGGTCAGGGGGGCTTCGAAAAAATCCTGCCGATGAACCCAGGCAGCGAAGACTATGTGGTTTTCGTCCTAGCTGGGTACAACCTCGAAATCGAGCCTCAACCGATGACGATTTACATCGGTAAGAAGGGGGTAGACGCGCAAGGCAATCCTCTCGCCGAGGACGCCAACGAACGGGATTCGTTCTTGGGTCGCAACGGCTTGCTGTACGGTCAAGTCTACGGCATGGCTCTCGATGGAGCGACCTATGAGTCTCTGGGCATTGAGGATGTCGATGTTGACACCAAGATGCTGGACGACTACGTCAAGGATGCCGACGCTCCCAACAGTTTTGGTGCGCGCTACTATCCAACGAGCTATCGGTGGGACGGCTTCGACACCCCCGAGAATGCCAACGAAACGGAAATATTCCTGTGGGAGCAGGATGGCGACGTGCTGGAAGATGGCAGCACCGAGTCGAACCAGCAACCCGGTGGAGGTGTGGAAGCTGGCGGTTTCACCTACTTCAACGGCGACAGCAAGACCGAGCACCCCGCTGTCGATCCGGACCCCACCAAGCACCGCTTCGTCCAAAACCTGACCGTACCCAGCGCTCAGTTGGGTGTTGAGTTAACCGATCTCGTTAACGAACTGGCGAACAACGACGCCGATGGCAATGGCTTGCCGGACTTCATATCGGCAGACGTTACGCGGATCCTTGCTGGTGTAGACGGCGCGCTGACGCTGGAGACGGGTGGCAAAGGGGCCGGACACATTGGTAAGGAGAATCCGGATGGCTCGTTGACCCACGCGATTCATATCGAAGACGGCGAAGCTCGGATGGACCAACCCGATGGTCTGCAGTGGGTCAAGGCAGCTGACGGCGACTACCTGATTGTGGACGAGGACTCTGGTAACGATGCCGGCGAGCGGAAGTACGTTCTCCCCATCAATGGCGACTCGCTGGAACTGGTAGAGCCGAACACGGGTTATTTCTTGGCATCGGCGGGCGGCAGCGACAATCCCCGGGGACTTGCCGGAGTCGCCGCCATTCCAGAAACGTTCACGCGAGCGACGAGCTCGGAGTTCTCGGGCAGCTGGGCGGTGACGCACCTCGTGGAGAAGAACCCCGAAACCGGCGAGTTCTATACTCAGGAGGACATTGCAGGCACCGGCGCACAAGAAATCATCAGCAGCGTGCCTTTGAGCGAGCAAACGTTCATCGGCGTGGTGCAGCACCGCGGAGAATCTAGCGGCATCATCGCAGAGCGACAGGCCGACCAAGGCGGTCAGATCTTCCAGTTCAACATCTCCGAGCCGTTGAAAGCCGCAGTAGTGGGACCGATTCCAGCCTTTGGCACGATGGGTCCGGACCCGCTTGACTCGGCGATTACCGATTTCGACGGTGAAAAAGCGGCTGTCTTCGGCGGTGCGGGCGACGACTTAATCGACAATTCCACCAGCGGTGGCAGCCGTCTGTACGGTGGTTCCGGTGCTAACGAAATCCTTGTCGGCACGGGCGATCGCGCGATCGGCGGTAACGGCCCCGACATCCTCGACAGCGTCGCCGGCGGCGGTGACAACCGTCTGTACGGTCTGAGCGGTAACGATGACTTCTTCCTGGGCGCGAACAACCGTGCATCAGGCGGTGAAGGCGAAGACCGTTTCTTCTTCCCGAATGGCGGTGGCAACAACGTAATTACCGGTGGCGGCGACGCCGACCAGTTCTGGGTCGCAAGTGCCATCCTGCCCAAGGCATCAAACATCTTCACCGACTTCACTATGGGCCAAGACGTCATCGGCATTGCCGGCATCGATGGCATCACCGAGTTTTCCGACCTGAGCATCGGCGGCGAGACCGACGCGACGATCTCTGCTCTCGGCGTGCAACTGGCAACGCTCTTGGGCGTGCCGGGAGCCGACCTGACGGCAACGGACTTCGTTATTGCCTAA